The Williamsoniiplasma somnilux genome includes a window with the following:
- a CDS encoding NAD-dependent epimerase/dehydratase family protein, with protein MKKVLVTGSLGQIGSELVTRLRKDLGLNNVIATDLRKIEGSPIVEEGVFETLDVMDQEAFLKMAKKHKPDMIVHLAALLSATTEKNPKLGWKLNMDGLINALDVAKEIGAGLFAPSSVAAFGPDVDFQNTPQDTFMHPTSMYGVTKVAGELLMNYYYTKYGVDTRSVRFPGLMSYKTEPGGGTSDYNVDMYYQALLKGEYECYLKAGTYMDMMYIDDAIDAIVNLINADSKKLKHRNAFNLAPFTAEPEMLATSIRKHIPNFKLNYKIDPVRQAIADSWPDHMDDSAAREEWGFKAKYSLDDITEVLLRELTIKFKKQGKL; from the coding sequence ATGAAAAAAGTATTAGTTACAGGTTCATTAGGTCAAATCGGTTCAGAATTAGTTACAAGGTTAAGAAAAGATTTAGGATTAAACAATGTTATAGCAACTGACTTAAGAAAAATAGAAGGTAGTCCTATTGTTGAAGAAGGTGTATTTGAAACATTAGATGTAATGGACCAAGAAGCATTCTTAAAAATGGCAAAAAAACATAAACCCGATATGATTGTTCACTTAGCGGCATTATTGTCAGCAACAACTGAAAAAAATCCTAAATTAGGATGAAAATTAAATATGGATGGTTTAATTAATGCATTAGATGTTGCAAAAGAAATTGGTGCAGGGTTATTTGCACCATCATCAGTTGCAGCATTTGGACCAGATGTGGATTTCCAAAATACACCTCAAGACACATTTATGCATCCAACTTCAATGTATGGTGTAACAAAAGTCGCTGGAGAATTATTGATGAATTATTATTACACTAAATATGGCGTAGATACTAGATCGGTGCGTTTCCCAGGATTAATGTCATACAAAACTGAGCCAGGTGGAGGAACATCTGATTATAACGTAGATATGTATTATCAAGCTTTATTAAAAGGTGAATATGAATGTTATTTAAAAGCCGGAACTTACATGGATATGATGTACATTGATGATGCAATTGACGCAATTGTTAATTTAATTAATGCAGATTCTAAAAAATTGAAACATCGCAATGCATTCAACTTAGCACCATTTACTGCTGAACCAGAAATGCTTGCAACTTCAATTAGAAAACATATTCCTAACTTTAAATTAAATTATAAAATTGATCCAGTTCGTCAAGCTATTGCAGATTCATGACCAGATCATATGGATGATTCAGCAGCTCGTGAAGAATGAGGATTTAAAGCTAAATACTCACTTGATGACATTACCGAAGTTTTACTAAGAGAATTGACAATTAAATTTAAAAAACAAGGTA
- a CDS encoding glycine C-acetyltransferase: protein MKLYERLVNELKSAKERKVYNDIKLLESKQSDKIKINGKDFLNMCSNNYLGYAGDKIVGDAAKKSIDKYGFGPGAVRTISGSFTIHDEFEKALAKFKGFEATLLVQSGFQANTGLIPTITTAADLIISDELNHASIIDGVRLSKAQRAVFKHMDTVDLERVLKENKDKIQGNIFIVTDGVFSMDGDIAPLDKINKLAKQYGAYTIVDDAHGEGVIGPKGRGSVAHFNLEGQIDIETGTLSKAFGLVGGFISGKKELIEYLKQNSRVFKFSSSLPQSFAEAGLAVLNDLENDGKRLEKLWNNTKYIQEKFKKAGHSIGTTQTPITPFMVGDEATTTDLAKKLFENDILASPIIFPSVPTGKGRIRLMISSLHTKEELDHVYNVITTEYKKLIQNKK, encoded by the coding sequence ATGAAACTATACGAGAGATTAGTAAATGAATTGAAATCGGCTAAAGAAAGAAAAGTTTACAACGACATTAAATTGTTAGAAAGCAAGCAAAGCGATAAGATTAAAATCAATGGCAAAGATTTTCTAAATATGTGTTCAAACAATTATTTAGGATATGCCGGTGACAAAATTGTCGGCGATGCTGCAAAGAAATCAATTGATAAATATGGTTTTGGTCCAGGAGCTGTTAGAACTATTTCAGGAAGTTTTACAATTCACGACGAATTTGAAAAAGCACTTGCTAAATTCAAAGGTTTTGAAGCAACATTACTTGTTCAAAGTGGATTTCAAGCAAACACAGGATTAATTCCAACAATTACAACAGCTGCTGATTTAATTATTTCTGATGAATTAAATCATGCATCAATTATTGATGGTGTACGTTTGTCAAAGGCTCAACGTGCTGTTTTTAAACACATGGATACCGTTGATCTTGAAAGAGTTTTAAAAGAAAACAAAGACAAAATTCAAGGAAACATTTTTATTGTTACTGATGGTGTTTTCTCAATGGATGGAGATATTGCTCCACTTGATAAAATTAATAAATTAGCAAAACAATATGGTGCTTACACAATTGTTGATGATGCTCACGGAGAAGGTGTTATTGGTCCAAAAGGTCGTGGATCAGTTGCTCACTTCAATTTAGAAGGGCAAATTGATATTGAAACAGGCACACTTTCTAAAGCTTTTGGTTTAGTTGGTGGATTCATTAGCGGGAAAAAAGAATTGATTGAATATTTAAAACAAAATTCACGTGTATTTAAGTTCTCGTCATCACTACCACAAAGTTTTGCTGAAGCTGGATTAGCTGTTTTGAATGACTTAGAAAATGACGGAAAGCGTTTAGAAAAATTGTGAAATAACACTAAATACATTCAAGAAAAATTTAAAAAAGCAGGTCATTCAATTGGAACAACTCAAACTCCTATTACACCATTTATGGTTGGAGATGAAGCAACAACAACTGATTTAGCTAAAAAATTATTTGAAAATGATATTTTGGCTTCACCAATTATTTTTCCATCAGTTCCTACGGGGAAAGGCCGTATTCGTTTAATGATTTCTTCATTGCATACTAAAGAAGAGTTAGACCATGTATATAACGTGATTACAACCGAATATAAAAAATTAATTCAAAATAAAAAATAA